In the Oxobacter pfennigii genome, one interval contains:
- a CDS encoding ATP-binding cassette domain-containing protein, with translation MSSVSIELRNFALKKGDFHLGGISLEIQKREIFALLGKTGSGKTLLLESIAGYYKNFEGDILLNGTSVLHTPLEERKLGFVYQDYGLFPHMTIGQNIAYGLKMRKKNHKVISEEVSRLAGLLSISHILSQYPGTVSGGERQRTALARALILSPDILLLDEPFSALDTVTKQSLYRELIKIHGEFKCTIIFVTHDFNEAQLLADRVGIIDKGRLMAVRHKDALFDLYEDDEVNFFLGLKEL, from the coding sequence ATGAGCAGCGTAAGCATTGAACTGCGTAATTTTGCGCTGAAAAAAGGGGATTTCCATCTGGGAGGTATCTCTTTGGAAATCCAAAAACGTGAAATTTTTGCCCTCCTTGGCAAAACCGGATCGGGTAAAACCCTTCTTTTGGAGTCCATAGCCGGGTATTATAAAAATTTTGAAGGTGATATTTTACTTAACGGCACATCGGTTCTCCATACTCCTCTGGAAGAGAGAAAACTTGGTTTTGTATATCAGGATTACGGTTTATTCCCCCATATGACAATAGGACAAAATATCGCCTATGGCCTTAAGATGCGAAAAAAGAACCATAAAGTAATTTCTGAGGAAGTATCCCGCCTGGCGGGATTGCTGTCTATAAGCCATATATTAAGCCAGTATCCCGGAACTGTAAGCGGGGGAGAGAGACAGCGGACGGCTCTTGCAAGAGCTCTTATTCTTTCCCCCGATATTCTCCTTTTGGATGAGCCCTTCTCAGCCCTTGATACGGTGACAAAGCAGTCCCTGTACAGGGAGCTTATCAAAATACATGGGGAATTTAAATGCACCATTATATTTGTCACCCATGATTTTAACGAGGCCCAGCTTCTGGCGGACAGGGTTGGTATTATAGATAAAGGGCGCCTCATGGCGGTGCGTCATAAGGATGCCCTCTTTGATTTATATGAAGATGATGAAGTAAATTTTTTCTTAGGGCTAAAAGAATTATAG